The following proteins are encoded in a genomic region of Methanoculleus bourgensis MS2:
- a CDS encoding MBL fold metallo-hydrolase, whose product MSVRWIASGTTYANSFVYGDVLVDAGVLPMAVQPYAGAIETIVITHAHYDHIAHIKEIARICNDATVCIHEADAPGLADDARSLAAFFGARSPGIVPDTTLRDGDRVGSLRVIHTPGHTPGGICLYDAETRVLFSGDTVFTGGSFGRYDFPGGDREALAASIERLTTLDVVGLYPGHGEPAPTGGGRHIAAAREALRYYG is encoded by the coding sequence ATGTCAGTCCGGTGGATCGCGAGCGGCACGACCTACGCCAATTCGTTTGTTTACGGAGACGTCCTTGTGGATGCAGGCGTTCTCCCGATGGCCGTACAACCCTACGCCGGTGCTATCGAGACGATCGTCATCACCCATGCCCACTACGACCATATCGCCCACATCAAGGAGATTGCCAGGATCTGCAACGATGCGACCGTCTGCATCCACGAGGCGGACGCACCCGGCCTCGCTGATGATGCACGGAGCCTTGCCGCCTTCTTCGGCGCCCGGTCGCCCGGAATCGTCCCCGACACCACCCTCCGGGACGGCGACCGGGTCGGGAGCCTCCGCGTGATCCACACACCCGGGCACACCCCGGGCGGGATATGCCTCTACGACGCTGAGACCCGGGTGCTCTTCTCGGGGGATACTGTCTTTACCGGCGGGTCGTTCGGGCGCTACGATTTCCCGGGCGGGGACCGGGAGGCGCTCGCGGCATCCATCGAACGCCTGACAACGCTCGACGTCGTTGGCCTCTACCCCGGGCATGGGGAGCCTGCCCCCACGGGCGGCGGGAGGCATATCGCAGCCGCCCGGGAAGCGCTCCGGTACTATGGATAA
- the thiC gene encoding phosphomethylpyrimidine synthase ThiC produces MFLMHTLISACLRGVPPEVEAVAREEGLVPHHAARAVARGRIVIPANPVRPHRLCAIGEGCRVRVNVNIGTSGVRCDEDLEIEKAKAALREGADALMDLSTGGDLARIRRRILALDAPVGTVPVYEAVRRAGSAADVDADLLFKVIREHCRQGVDFLTLHCGVNLDALASLQADPRTMGVVSRGGAFHVAMMAATGEENPLYAEYDYLLEILAEHDVVISLGDGMRPGAFVDATHLAKTTEYLALGHLAKRALAAGVQRMIEGPGHIPADQVGYNVRMIKELTDGAPLYLLGPLVTDVAPGYDHVVAAIGGALACMHGADFLCMVSPSEHLALPDVRDIVEGTRVARIAAHVGSLSRAAGSTRNREIRMAEARRSLDWEKQFEAALFPGEARRIHERDGEIETCSMCGDLCAIKTVREILRVPEERMDP; encoded by the coding sequence ATGTTTCTTATGCATACCCTGATCTCTGCATGCCTGCGCGGGGTTCCGCCCGAGGTGGAGGCGGTCGCCCGGGAGGAGGGACTCGTCCCGCACCATGCCGCACGGGCTGTCGCCCGCGGCCGGATCGTCATTCCTGCAAACCCCGTACGGCCCCACAGGCTCTGCGCCATCGGCGAGGGGTGCAGGGTGCGGGTCAACGTGAATATCGGGACGTCGGGCGTCCGGTGCGACGAGGACCTCGAGATCGAGAAGGCGAAGGCGGCCCTCCGCGAGGGGGCGGACGCGCTGATGGACCTCTCGACCGGCGGCGATCTCGCCCGTATCAGGCGCCGGATCCTCGCTCTCGACGCACCCGTCGGCACGGTCCCGGTCTACGAGGCGGTCCGGCGGGCCGGGAGTGCGGCTGACGTCGACGCCGACCTGCTCTTTAAGGTTATCCGGGAGCACTGCCGGCAGGGCGTTGACTTCCTGACCCTGCACTGCGGCGTGAACCTTGATGCCCTCGCATCGCTCCAGGCTGATCCCAGAACGATGGGTGTCGTCAGCCGGGGCGGGGCCTTCCACGTGGCGATGATGGCCGCGACCGGTGAGGAAAACCCGCTCTATGCCGAGTACGACTACCTGCTCGAGATCCTCGCCGAACACGACGTGGTCATAAGCCTCGGTGACGGGATGCGCCCCGGTGCGTTCGTGGACGCCACCCATCTCGCGAAGACGACCGAGTACCTGGCACTCGGGCACCTGGCGAAGCGGGCGCTCGCCGCCGGGGTGCAGCGGATGATCGAGGGGCCGGGGCATATCCCGGCCGACCAGGTCGGCTACAACGTCAGGATGATCAAAGAACTGACCGACGGCGCCCCACTCTACCTGCTCGGCCCGCTCGTGACCGATGTGGCGCCCGGCTACGATCACGTGGTGGCGGCGATCGGCGGCGCGCTTGCCTGCATGCACGGCGCCGACTTCCTCTGCATGGTCTCCCCGAGCGAGCACCTGGCGCTGCCTGACGTCCGCGATATCGTGGAGGGGACGAGGGTAGCGAGGATCGCCGCACACGTCGGGAGCCTCTCCCGGGCCGCCGGGAGCACCAGGAACCGCGAGATCCGGATGGCGGAGGCGCGCCGGAGCCTCGACTGGGAGAAGCAGTTTGAGGCGGCGCTCTTCCCCGGGGAGGCCCGGCGCATCCACGAACGGGACGGCGAGATCGAGACCTGCTCGATGTGCGGCGACCTCTGTGCCATAAAGACGGTCCGGGAGATCCTCCGGGTCCCGGAAGAGCGGATGGACCCGTAA
- a CDS encoding ABC transporter permease: MRPPEIAGQVRRSFVIAKKDIRIYYVKGPVVIFGLLIPFFLFLAFSVGNRFASLPFLVSGLLAMTLFFTATAVSPVIFPWEAQARTLERLAAAPVTVPALVFGDILASFVFGVGITLVPVGIALALGVAVGHPAVLLAGILLGAVCFSALGTLLSVPPANAPQNIMMLSSLIKFPLIFISGIFIPVESLPVWGRLVAVLSPLTYFTDIARYSLGEANAFPIAVDIAVLAGFALLFMAAAMMLHARTLPGRL; encoded by the coding sequence ATGCGGCCTCCCGAGATCGCCGGGCAGGTGCGCCGTTCCTTCGTCATCGCGAAGAAGGATATCAGGATCTACTACGTCAAAGGGCCGGTCGTCATCTTCGGTCTCCTGATACCCTTCTTCCTCTTCCTGGCCTTCTCGGTGGGAAACCGGTTCGCGTCGCTCCCGTTCCTGGTATCGGGCCTGCTTGCCATGACGCTCTTCTTCACGGCGACGGCGGTCTCGCCGGTGATCTTCCCCTGGGAGGCCCAGGCACGGACGCTTGAGCGGCTGGCAGCCGCCCCGGTCACCGTTCCGGCGCTGGTCTTTGGGGATATCCTCGCCTCGTTCGTCTTCGGTGTCGGGATCACGCTCGTCCCGGTCGGGATCGCCCTTGCCCTCGGTGTGGCCGTCGGCCACCCCGCCGTGCTCCTTGCCGGCATCCTCCTCGGCGCCGTCTGCTTCTCGGCGCTCGGCACCCTCCTCTCGGTCCCGCCGGCAAACGCTCCGCAGAACATCATGATGCTCTCGTCGTTGATCAAGTTCCCGCTGATCTTCATCTCCGGCATATTCATCCCGGTCGAGAGCCTGCCGGTCTGGGGGAGACTGGTCGCCGTTCTCTCGCCCCTGACCTATTTCACCGATATCGCCCGCTACTCTCTCGGAGAAGCAAACGCATTCCCCATCGCTGTCGATATCGCCGTTCTTGCAGGGTTTGCCCTCCTCTTCATGGCGGCGGCTATGATGCTGCACGCACGGACGCTGCCGGGAAGGCTGTGA
- a CDS encoding daunorubicin resistance protein DrrA family ABC transporter ATP-binding protein encodes MTAGPTAIDVRDLTKRFGDTVAVDRVSFDVRRGEIFGFLGPNGAGKTTTVRMLTGIIRPDAGLVRVMGYDIARDPVPAKQQMGVVPETANAYLDLSGRQNMLLAADLYGVPRTRAEGRIAETLAELGLLDRQDHRVHGYSKGMRQRLILGMALLHEPPLLFLDEPTSGLDVQSTHLIITMLQRLNEAGTTIFLTTHNMDEANRLCHRVGIIRRGRIAAIDTPERLKRTIDRIAVILVGFDRRVDTRTLAALPGIAGVTGTDGRCRVSAGDIDTAIQSIVSFARSEGARILSLDTPAPTLDEVFLSITAGDG; translated from the coding sequence ATGACCGCAGGACCGACCGCTATCGATGTCAGGGACCTCACAAAACGTTTCGGCGATACCGTGGCGGTCGATCGCGTCTCCTTCGACGTCCGGAGAGGGGAGATCTTCGGCTTCCTTGGGCCGAACGGCGCCGGAAAGACGACGACCGTCCGGATGCTCACCGGGATCATCAGGCCGGACGCGGGTTTGGTTCGCGTCATGGGGTACGATATCGCGCGTGACCCCGTGCCGGCAAAGCAACAGATGGGGGTGGTCCCCGAGACCGCCAACGCCTATCTCGACCTCTCGGGCCGGCAGAACATGCTCCTTGCAGCTGACCTCTACGGGGTTCCCCGCACCCGGGCGGAAGGAAGGATAGCGGAGACGCTGGCCGAACTCGGTCTTTTGGACCGGCAGGATCACCGGGTGCATGGTTACTCCAAAGGGATGCGGCAACGATTGATTCTCGGTATGGCGCTCCTGCATGAGCCTCCGCTCCTCTTCCTCGACGAGCCCACCAGCGGTCTTGACGTGCAGAGCACCCACCTGATCATCACCATGCTCCAGCGCCTCAACGAGGCGGGGACGACCATCTTCCTGACCACGCACAACATGGATGAGGCCAACCGGCTCTGCCACCGGGTCGGGATCATCAGGCGCGGGAGGATTGCGGCGATCGATACGCCTGAGCGGCTGAAGAGGACGATCGACCGGATCGCCGTGATCCTCGTCGGGTTCGACCGCCGGGTTGACACGAGAACGCTCGCCGCGCTCCCCGGGATCGCCGGCGTTACGGGAACCGATGGCCGCTGCCGGGTCTCGGCCGGGGATATCGATACCGCTATCCAGTCGATCGTCTCGTTCGCACGCTCAGAAGGGGCGCGGATCCTCTCCCTGGATACGCCGGCGCCCACGCTCGACGAGGTCTTCCTCTCCATCACGGCGGGTGACGGGTGA
- the purE gene encoding 5-(carboxyamino)imidazole ribonucleotide mutase: MVDVAVICGSASDEAVAEKVFAKLQEHGVSYDYQVISAHRDPERLDGYVKGSDARVFIAIAGLSAALPGVVASKTERPVIGVPVSGKLMGLDALLSIVQMPKGVPVACVGVDNGENAALLAVRILGAGRA; this comes from the coding sequence ATGGTTGATGTCGCGGTAATCTGCGGTTCCGCCTCGGACGAGGCCGTCGCGGAGAAGGTGTTTGCGAAGTTACAGGAACACGGCGTATCCTACGATTACCAGGTGATCTCGGCGCACCGTGACCCGGAGCGGCTGGACGGGTACGTGAAGGGGAGCGACGCCCGCGTCTTCATCGCGATCGCCGGACTCTCGGCGGCCCTCCCCGGGGTGGTCGCTTCAAAGACCGAGCGGCCGGTGATCGGTGTCCCCGTGAGCGGGAAACTGATGGGGCTTGACGCCCTCCTCTCGATCGTCCAGATGCCGAAAGGCGTCCCGGTAGCCTGTGTCGGGGTGGATAACGGCGAGAACGCCGCCCTGCTCGCGGTCCGGATCCTCGGCGCGGGACGAGCCTGA
- a CDS encoding pyridoxal-phosphate-dependent aminotransferase family protein: MEHEPLLMIPGPVPVPQRVRAAMTQQAINHRGPEFGAAYADTVRILKTLFGTENELYIISGSGTAGMEAGVANFARDRSIVSLVNGKFGDRFAKIGERYGSSVTVLESDWGTPLDLEGLERELEAGAEVVTMVHNETSAGIKNPAPEVGKLARKHDALFIMDGVTSIGGDDVQMDRWGVDIAVVGSQKCLAAPAGLAAIAVGERAWDRIAEKRPFYQDMAAYRKSGSKAAMETPYTPAVPLFLALHEACKMIEEEGVPARIARHRRMADAVRAAAKGWGVDLFPELDAHHAYSNTATAMRIPDGVTDQALRGTVKKFGIEIAGGQDHLKGKIFRIGTMGSVGAQEILATAAAVQYALQKSGFAAGEGVEAAAEVLLG; this comes from the coding sequence ATGGAACATGAACCACTCCTGATGATCCCCGGGCCAGTACCCGTTCCGCAGCGGGTACGCGCCGCAATGACACAGCAGGCCATCAACCACCGTGGTCCCGAGTTTGGGGCCGCGTATGCGGATACTGTCCGGATATTGAAGACCCTTTTTGGCACCGAAAACGAACTCTACATCATCAGCGGCTCCGGAACTGCCGGAATGGAGGCCGGCGTCGCGAACTTCGCGCGGGACCGATCGATCGTCTCGCTCGTGAACGGTAAGTTCGGCGACCGTTTCGCAAAGATCGGAGAGCGTTATGGAAGCAGCGTCACCGTGCTTGAGTCAGATTGGGGAACCCCGCTCGACCTTGAGGGGCTCGAGCGCGAACTCGAGGCCGGGGCCGAAGTCGTCACGATGGTCCACAACGAGACGAGCGCCGGGATCAAGAACCCCGCACCCGAGGTCGGGAAACTCGCCCGGAAGCACGATGCGCTCTTCATCATGGACGGGGTCACCTCCATCGGCGGCGACGACGTCCAGATGGACAGATGGGGCGTGGATATCGCCGTCGTCGGGTCACAGAAGTGTCTCGCCGCCCCGGCGGGTCTCGCCGCCATCGCTGTCGGCGAACGTGCCTGGGACCGGATAGCTGAGAAGCGTCCCTTCTACCAGGACATGGCCGCCTACCGCAAGAGTGGGAGCAAAGCCGCGATGGAGACGCCCTACACCCCGGCGGTCCCGCTCTTCCTCGCGCTGCACGAGGCGTGCAAGATGATCGAGGAAGAAGGCGTTCCTGCCCGGATCGCCCGCCACCGCCGGATGGCAGACGCCGTCCGCGCCGCGGCGAAGGGATGGGGCGTCGACCTCTTCCCCGAACTCGACGCACACCACGCCTACTCAAACACCGCGACTGCCATGCGGATCCCGGACGGCGTCACCGACCAGGCCCTCCGGGGGACGGTCAAGAAGTTCGGCATCGAGATCGCCGGCGGCCAGGACCACCTCAAGGGCAAGATCTTCCGGATCGGCACCATGGGCAGTGTCGGGGCGCAGGAGATCCTCGCCACCGCCGCAGCCGTCCAGTACGCCCTCCAGAAGTCCGGGTTTGCGGCCGGCGAGGGTGTCGAGGCGGCTGCTGAGGTGCTGCTCGGATGA
- the ribC gene encoding riboflavin synthase, whose amino-acid sequence MKIGIADTTFARVDMGRIAIDEIRKHASVGIERYVVPGIKDLPVACKKLIEERGCDLVMALGMPGGAEKDKVCAHEASQGLILCQLMTNKHIIEVFVHEDEAGDPKELAWLMEQRTREHAANAVRLAFYPKELERLAGTGQRQGFEDVGPARP is encoded by the coding sequence ATGAAGATCGGGATCGCAGACACGACGTTTGCCCGGGTGGACATGGGCAGGATCGCCATCGACGAGATCCGGAAGCATGCAAGCGTGGGGATCGAGCGCTACGTCGTCCCCGGCATCAAGGACCTCCCGGTGGCGTGCAAGAAACTGATCGAGGAGCGGGGGTGCGACCTTGTCATGGCGCTCGGGATGCCCGGGGGCGCGGAGAAGGACAAGGTCTGCGCCCACGAGGCTTCCCAGGGTCTCATCCTCTGCCAGCTCATGACCAACAAACACATCATCGAGGTCTTCGTCCACGAGGACGAAGCAGGGGACCCAAAAGAACTTGCCTGGCTGATGGAGCAGCGGACGCGGGAACATGCTGCAAACGCTGTCCGGCTCGCGTTCTACCCAAAGGAACTCGAACGGCTCGCCGGGACCGGCCAGCGGCAGGGGTTTGAGGATGTCGGGCCGGCCCGCCCCTGA
- the ribH gene encoding 6,7-dimethyl-8-ribityllumazine synthase, whose protein sequence is MAIQLGFVVAEFNRDITYMMEIEAREHANFLGAEVTETVYVPGAYDMPLAIKKMLKAGDVDAVVTIGCVIEGATQHDEIVVQHAARKIIDLSLEYDKPVALGISGPGMTRMEATERIDYAKRAVESAVKMVQRLG, encoded by the coding sequence ATGGCGATACAACTTGGATTTGTCGTCGCGGAGTTCAACCGTGACATCACCTACATGATGGAGATCGAGGCCCGGGAGCACGCGAATTTCCTCGGGGCCGAGGTGACCGAGACGGTCTACGTCCCCGGCGCCTACGATATGCCGCTTGCGATCAAGAAGATGCTCAAGGCAGGAGACGTCGATGCGGTCGTCACCATCGGGTGCGTCATCGAGGGCGCCACCCAGCACGACGAGATCGTCGTCCAGCACGCCGCGAGGAAGATCATCGACCTCTCGCTCGAGTACGACAAGCCCGTCGCTCTCGGCATCTCCGGGCCGGGTATGACCCGGATGGAAGCGACCGAGCGTATCGACTACGCCAAGCGTGCCGTTGAGTCGGCAGTGAAGATGGTCCAGCGATTGGGATGA
- a CDS encoding pyridoxal phosphate-dependent aminotransferase: MRGLSEKIAGIAPSATIEISNAAKRMAKEGIDVISLSIGEPDFDTPEHIKDACIDALRRGETHYAPSAGIPELTEAVAEKITRENGFPARQDEVIVTCGAKDAIYEAMEAVLNPEDEVLLLDPSWVSYEPCALIAGAKVRHHALDPETFQVDDTLLSAVGPRTRMIVVNSPSNPSGAVLNADSLGLIADICRDHDLFALSDEIYEKLVYGKKPVSVASLPDMAERTITVNGFSKAYAMTGWRIGYAVAPRPVIRQMEKVQQHTISHPTTFAMFGAVAALRGSQDCVESMRREFERRRDYIIPAFSDLGYATAPADGAFYAYVNVGGDDMAIARSWLHDAHVAVTPGTAFGTPGWLRVSYATSMENLEEAIGRIARV, translated from the coding sequence ATGAGAGGCTTATCGGAGAAGATTGCGGGCATTGCTCCCTCCGCGACGATCGAGATCTCGAACGCTGCAAAGCGGATGGCAAAGGAGGGGATCGATGTCATCAGCCTCTCCATCGGCGAGCCTGATTTCGATACGCCGGAGCATATCAAGGATGCCTGCATCGATGCCCTCCGCCGGGGGGAGACCCACTACGCCCCGAGCGCCGGGATCCCGGAACTGACTGAGGCGGTTGCGGAGAAGATCACCCGCGAGAACGGGTTCCCAGCGCGGCAGGACGAGGTGATCGTCACCTGTGGGGCGAAGGATGCCATCTACGAGGCGATGGAGGCGGTGCTGAACCCCGAGGACGAGGTGCTCCTCCTCGATCCCTCCTGGGTCTCCTACGAGCCCTGTGCCCTGATCGCGGGCGCGAAGGTCCGGCACCACGCGCTTGACCCGGAAACCTTCCAGGTCGACGACACCCTTCTATCGGCAGTCGGTCCCCGGACGAGGATGATTGTGGTCAACTCTCCGTCGAACCCCTCGGGCGCGGTGCTGAACGCGGACTCGCTCGGGCTGATCGCCGATATCTGCCGGGACCACGACCTCTTCGCGCTCTCTGACGAGATCTACGAGAAACTGGTCTACGGGAAGAAGCCGGTTTCGGTCGCCTCCCTCCCTGATATGGCGGAGCGGACGATCACCGTCAACGGGTTCTCGAAGGCCTACGCGATGACCGGGTGGCGGATCGGCTACGCGGTCGCACCCCGGCCGGTCATCAGGCAGATGGAGAAGGTGCAGCAGCACACCATATCGCACCCGACGACGTTTGCGATGTTCGGTGCGGTCGCCGCGCTCCGGGGCAGCCAGGACTGCGTTGAATCGATGCGGCGTGAGTTCGAGCGACGGCGCGACTACATTATCCCGGCGTTCTCTGATCTCGGTTACGCCACCGCACCGGCGGACGGCGCTTTCTACGCTTACGTCAACGTCGGGGGCGACGATATGGCGATCGCCCGGTCATGGCTCCACGACGCCCACGTTGCGGTCACCCCGGGGACGGCGTTCGGCACCCCCGGCTGGCTCCGGGTCTCCTACGCGACCTCGATGGAGAACCTCGAGGAAGCGATCGGGCGGATTGCGCGGGTATAG
- a CDS encoding tetratricopeptide repeat protein, whose translation MVLPWKSAEDWCRKGRAYGERGQYDRAIECYDRALKLNANAATAWYHKGRVLNTACRYREAAECFDQGIRIDPDCVRLWAARGQALYRLQHYQEAAEYCGQAVKLAPDCADAWLTRGHAFRNMGRTTDALACYDRVVTIEPGRIEAWLARGTVLAVDRRYDAAIDCYDRVIALDPGNANAWYARGTIQVLLSRYGDALDSYDQALAIDSGHADTWSTRGRTLATLKRYEEAVRSFDRALAVRPGDAETLYNRGLALQNLERYEEAIDCYDRAFRTNPDLAGIWYHKAMALKRLKRYDLALICFDRALRENAIDPEIWHRKGLVLFNLKRYEKAIECFDQALRLRADHPGACYYRGESYYALGNYEAAVANYQTVVRATPENAVAWNNYGNALYRLERYEETLVCYERALEIDPVNRGVWNNKANVLSILSHYDKALVCYDQELRANPGNADAWCKKGLALFILGRYGEAVTCYARALEADPAKVEIWSMKGNALVIMERSEEALECYNRALAANPDDADALRGMTMALISLDRSAEAVKYYERLQRLPR comes from the coding sequence ATGGTTCTTCCCTGGAAGAGTGCCGAGGACTGGTGCAGGAAGGGACGGGCATACGGCGAGCGGGGGCAGTACGATCGCGCAATCGAGTGCTACGACCGGGCCCTCAAACTGAACGCCAATGCCGCCACTGCCTGGTACCACAAAGGACGCGTCCTCAACACCGCCTGTCGCTACCGGGAGGCGGCCGAATGCTTCGACCAGGGGATCCGGATCGATCCTGACTGTGTCCGGCTCTGGGCCGCCCGGGGTCAGGCGCTCTACCGCCTTCAGCACTACCAGGAGGCCGCTGAGTACTGTGGGCAGGCGGTGAAACTCGCACCCGACTGCGCGGATGCCTGGCTCACCCGGGGGCACGCCTTCAGAAACATGGGGCGGACCACCGACGCGCTCGCATGCTACGACCGGGTTGTCACTATCGAGCCGGGCCGCATCGAGGCCTGGCTTGCCAGGGGAACAGTGCTTGCCGTCGATAGGCGGTATGACGCGGCGATCGACTGCTACGACCGGGTCATCGCGCTCGATCCCGGGAACGCAAATGCCTGGTATGCCCGGGGGACGATCCAGGTCCTTCTCTCCCGGTACGGGGACGCCCTCGACTCATACGATCAAGCGCTTGCCATCGATTCTGGTCATGCCGATACATGGTCTACGCGGGGACGCACGCTCGCAACGCTGAAACGCTACGAGGAGGCTGTACGGTCTTTCGACCGGGCGCTCGCCGTCCGCCCGGGTGACGCCGAAACCCTGTACAACAGGGGCCTTGCACTCCAGAACCTGGAGCGCTACGAGGAGGCGATCGACTGTTACGACCGGGCGTTCAGGACCAACCCTGATCTTGCCGGGATCTGGTATCATAAAGCCATGGCGCTGAAGAGGCTGAAGCGCTACGACCTGGCGCTCATCTGCTTTGACCGGGCGCTCAGGGAGAACGCCATCGATCCCGAGATCTGGCACCGGAAGGGTCTCGTTCTCTTCAACCTGAAGCGCTACGAGAAGGCGATAGAGTGCTTCGACCAGGCGCTCAGGCTCCGGGCCGACCACCCGGGCGCCTGCTACTACCGGGGCGAGAGTTACTACGCACTCGGGAACTACGAGGCGGCGGTCGCGAATTACCAGACCGTGGTCCGGGCGACGCCTGAGAACGCCGTCGCCTGGAACAACTACGGAAACGCGCTCTACCGGCTCGAGCGCTACGAAGAAACGCTCGTCTGCTACGAGCGGGCGCTCGAGATCGACCCGGTGAACCGTGGGGTCTGGAACAACAAGGCAAACGTCCTCTCGATCCTCTCGCACTACGACAAGGCGCTCGTCTGTTATGACCAGGAACTCCGGGCCAACCCCGGGAACGCGGACGCGTGGTGCAAGAAGGGTCTTGCCCTCTTCATCCTCGGGCGGTACGGCGAGGCCGTCACCTGTTATGCGCGGGCGCTCGAGGCCGACCCTGCAAAGGTGGAGATCTGGAGCATGAAAGGAAACGCTCTCGTGATCATGGAACGTTCTGAGGAGGCGCTCGAATGCTACAACCGGGCACTCGCCGCGAACCCCGACGATGCCGACGCGCTCAGGGGTATGACGATGGCTCTCATCTCTCTCGACCGCTCCGCCGAGGCCGTCAAATACTACGAGAGGCTGCAGCGTCTGCCGCGGTGA
- the radC gene encoding RadC family protein → MSMKKMRDLPSHDRPREKLASRGAEALTDVELVALLLGRGVKGRDVSQIAGEVARYLKDNGGSPSYKELLAIEGVGSAKACEIMACFELGRRYLADDGVAGSRITRPDDVLPLVSEWRDRKQEYFLCITLNGAGEVIERRVVTVGILNQSLVHPREVFAEAITDRAASVILVHNHPSGTLEPSSQDIGITRQLVEAGSILGIRVLDHIIITKKSHVSLRELGHL, encoded by the coding sequence ATGAGCATGAAGAAGATGCGCGATCTCCCGAGCCACGACCGTCCACGTGAGAAACTGGCCTCCCGCGGAGCGGAAGCCCTCACCGATGTCGAACTGGTCGCTCTCCTCCTCGGGCGGGGCGTGAAGGGGCGGGACGTCTCGCAGATCGCCGGCGAAGTCGCACGCTACCTGAAGGATAACGGCGGGAGTCCGTCGTACAAAGAACTCCTCGCGATAGAGGGGGTCGGTTCAGCGAAGGCCTGTGAGATCATGGCCTGCTTCGAACTCGGGCGCCGCTACCTGGCAGACGACGGCGTCGCGGGGAGCCGAATCACCCGCCCCGATGACGTGCTTCCGCTGGTCAGCGAGTGGCGAGATCGGAAACAGGAGTATTTTTTGTGTATCACGCTCAACGGTGCCGGGGAGGTGATCGAGCGCCGGGTCGTCACTGTCGGGATCCTGAACCAGAGCCTCGTCCATCCCAGAGAGGTCTTTGCCGAGGCGATCACCGACCGTGCCGCATCGGTCATCCTGGTCCACAACCACCCATCGGGGACCCTGGAGCCCTCCTCCCAGGATATCGGCATCACCCGGCAGCTCGTCGAGGCCGGGTCGATCCTCGGCATCAGGGTGCTTGACCATATCATCATCACCAAAAAGAGCCACGTGAGCCTGAGAGAACTCGGGCACCTCTAG
- a CDS encoding YIP1 family protein, producing MRGTIVMNTGFLRVLLDPGRFFEERIKNEPGLKIPALIVLVYGLIGAVSAALAVNVVIALLPAEAQAFGAIGVAFAVAGAIVVGFLTWVFYAAVFYILSMLFGGEGTFTRTLEVTGYGLLPQVFGGIIGAVFSYQVISNLTIPPITNPEQIAEVSESLAILVATDPLTQIAGLVGIIFILWSANIWIFGMKYARNLSTRDAALTVGIPVALYIAYILITLIGWL from the coding sequence ATGCGAGGCACAATCGTCATGAATACTGGATTTCTCCGGGTGCTGCTCGACCCCGGGCGTTTCTTCGAGGAACGTATAAAGAATGAGCCGGGCCTGAAGATACCGGCGCTGATCGTGCTCGTCTACGGGCTCATCGGTGCGGTCTCGGCCGCGCTGGCGGTGAATGTGGTCATCGCCCTGCTGCCCGCGGAAGCGCAGGCCTTCGGGGCGATAGGGGTGGCTTTCGCCGTTGCCGGTGCCATCGTCGTGGGGTTCCTGACATGGGTCTTCTACGCCGCTGTCTTCTACATCCTCTCGATGCTCTTTGGGGGCGAGGGAACGTTTACGCGGACGCTGGAGGTTACAGGCTACGGTCTCCTGCCCCAGGTCTTCGGGGGCATCATCGGGGCTGTCTTCTCCTACCAGGTCATATCAAACCTGACAATCCCCCCGATAACAAACCCTGAGCAGATCGCTGAGGTATCCGAGAGCCTGGCAATCCTGGTTGCGACTGACCCCCTGACACAGATCGCCGGGCTCGTGGGCATTATCTTCATTCTCTGGAGCGCAAACATCTGGATCTTCGGCATGAAATACGCGCGCAACCTCTCCACGCGGGACGCTGCCCTCACCGTCGGGATACCGGTGGCGCTCTACATCGCCTATATCCTCATCACTCTCATCGGATGGCTGTAA